From Echinicola soli, a single genomic window includes:
- the rpsN gene encoding 30S ribosomal protein S14 yields the protein MARESIKARERKRERLVAKYAKKRAELKAAGDYEALDKLPKNASPVRLHNRCKLTGRPKGYMRKFGINRVTFREMASAGKIPGITKASW from the coding sequence ATGGCAAGAGAGTCGATCAAAGCTCGTGAGAGAAAAAGAGAACGTCTGGTAGCGAAATATGCCAAAAAGAGAGCCGAACTAAAAGCAGCAGGTGACTATGAAGCCCTGGATAAACTGCCAAAGAATGCCTCTCCTGTAAGGCTACATAACAGATGTAAACTTACTGGCCGTCCAAAAGGATATATGAGGAAGTTTGGTATCAACAGGGTGACCTTTAGGGAAATGGCCTCTGCGGGTAAAATTCCTGGTATCACTAAGGCCAGCTGGTAA
- the rplE gene encoding 50S ribosomal protein L5, producing the protein MANPRVKDKYIKEIAPELKEKFQYKTVMQVPKLSKIVINKGIGAAVADKKLVDQGVEELSLITGQRAVATKAKKSVSNFKLRDGMPIGAKVTLRGNRMYEFLDRLTSVALPRVRDFKGISDKGFDGRGNYTLGVEEQIIFPEISIDKVNRISGMDVTFVTTAETDEESYALLKAFGMPFVNNNKEE; encoded by the coding sequence ATGGCTAATCCTAGAGTAAAAGATAAATACATCAAAGAAATCGCTCCTGAACTGAAGGAGAAATTTCAATACAAGACAGTGATGCAGGTGCCAAAGTTGTCGAAAATCGTCATCAACAAGGGTATCGGAGCTGCTGTGGCAGATAAGAAATTGGTAGACCAAGGTGTAGAAGAACTTTCCCTGATCACCGGTCAGAGAGCTGTAGCTACAAAAGCAAAGAAATCGGTCTCTAACTTTAAGCTTAGAGATGGGATGCCAATTGGTGCGAAGGTGACATTGAGAGGAAACAGAATGTATGAATTCCTGGATCGTCTTACTAGTGTAGCACTTCCACGTGTAAGGGACTTTAAAGGTATCAGTGACAAAGGTTTTGACGGAAGAGGAAATTACACTTTGGGTGTAGAAGAGCAAATCATCTTCCCCGAGATCAGCATCGATAAAGTAAACAGGATTTCCGGTATGGACGTCACTTTTGTTACGACAGCTGAAACCGACGAGGAGAGCTATGCTTTGTTGAAAGCTTTTGGGATGCCTTTTGTAAACAACAATAAAGAAGAATAA
- the rplX gene encoding 50S ribosomal protein L24 codes for MERKKNKQPKLHIKRGDTVKVLSGDDKGKSGKVLSVNLEKRRAIVEGLNMVTKHVKPTAANPQGGIEKKEAAIHVSNLMLIDPKTGEATRTGRKPGENGKLVRYSKKTGEVING; via the coding sequence ATGGAAAGAAAAAAGAATAAGCAACCTAAATTGCACATCAAAAGAGGAGATACTGTAAAGGTATTGTCCGGAGATGACAAAGGTAAGTCTGGTAAAGTTCTTTCGGTAAACTTGGAGAAGAGAAGAGCTATTGTGGAAGGCCTTAACATGGTAACCAAACATGTGAAGCCAACAGCTGCCAACCCTCAAGGAGGTATCGAAAAGAAAGAAGCTGCCATTCACGTAAGTAACCTGATGCTGATCGATCCTAAGACTGGTGAAGCCACCAGGACAGGAAGGAAGCCAGGAGAAAATGGAAAATTAGTAAGATATTCTAAGAAAACCGGGGAGGTGATCAATGGCTAA
- the rplN gene encoding 50S ribosomal protein L14, translating into MIQSESRLSVADNSGAKEVLVIRVLGGTGKRYASIGDKVVVTVKSALSSSNMKKGTVSKAVIVRTRKEVRRKDGSYIRFEDNAAVLLNNNDEPRGTRIFGPVARELREKQFMKIVSLAPEVL; encoded by the coding sequence ATGATACAGTCAGAATCCAGATTAAGTGTTGCGGATAACTCAGGCGCTAAAGAAGTGCTTGTTATCCGAGTACTGGGAGGAACCGGTAAGCGATATGCTTCTATCGGAGATAAAGTAGTCGTGACAGTAAAATCTGCTCTTTCTTCCAGCAATATGAAAAAAGGCACCGTTTCTAAAGCGGTAATCGTAAGAACTCGAAAAGAGGTTAGAAGAAAAGATGGATCTTATATCCGTTTTGAAGATAACGCAGCGGTTCTTTTGAACAATAATGATGAGCCAAGAGGTACACGTATCTTTGGTCCAGTGGCAAGAGAGCTGAGAGAGAAGCAATTTATGAAGATCGTATCTTTGGCACCTGAAGTATTGTAA
- the rpsQ gene encoding 30S ribosomal protein S17, with the protein MATERNLRKERIGKVVSSKMDKSITVAVERRVKHQMYGKFVAKTTKFMVHDENNECGKGDLVKISETRPLSKNKRWRLVEIIERAK; encoded by the coding sequence ATGGCTACTGAGAGAAATCTACGTAAAGAAAGAATAGGAAAAGTAGTCAGCAGCAAAATGGATAAATCCATCACCGTTGCCGTAGAAAGAAGGGTTAAACACCAGATGTACGGTAAGTTTGTTGCTAAGACTACAAAATTTATGGTTCATGACGAGAATAACGAGTGTGGCAAAGGAGACCTCGTTAAGATAAGTGAAACTCGTCCGCTGAGTAAGAACAAGCGTTGGAGATTAGTAGAAATTATAGAAAGAGCTAAATAA
- the rpmC gene encoding 50S ribosomal protein L29 codes for MKNSEIQALSESEIIERIAAEQEKLTKLRFAHAISPIENPNRISETRKLIARLKTFLTAKQLAK; via the coding sequence ATGAAAAACTCTGAAATCCAAGCACTCTCCGAGAGTGAAATCATTGAGCGTATTGCCGCTGAGCAAGAGAAACTTACAAAGTTGAGGTTTGCTCATGCAATTTCTCCTATAGAGAATCCTAATAGAATTAGTGAGACAAGGAAGCTTATCGCAAGATTGAAGACTTTCTTGACCGCCAAACAACTAGCTAAATAA
- the rplP gene encoding 50S ribosomal protein L16, whose product MLQPRRTKYRKMQKGRIKGIAQRGHTLAFGNFGIKSLEAGWITSRQIEAARIAMTRAMKREGQVWIRIFPDKPITKKPAEVRMGKGKGAPEYWVAVIKPGTILFEATGVSQELAQEALRLAQQKLPVSTKFVVRRDYVG is encoded by the coding sequence ATGTTACAGCCAAGAAGAACTAAATATAGAAAGATGCAAAAGGGACGCATCAAAGGTATCGCGCAAAGAGGACATACTCTTGCCTTCGGTAACTTTGGTATTAAGTCCCTGGAAGCAGGATGGATTACCTCTCGTCAAATCGAGGCAGCTCGTATTGCGATGACCAGAGCAATGAAAAGGGAAGGGCAAGTATGGATCAGAATTTTTCCTGACAAGCCTATCACCAAGAAACCTGCTGAGGTCCGTATGGGTAAGGGTAAAGGTGCCCCTGAGTACTGGGTAGCAGTAATCAAACCAGGAACCATCCTTTTTGAAGCAACTGGTGTAAGCCAAGAATTGGCCCAAGAGGCTCTTCGTCTTGCCCAGCAAAAGCTTCCAGTGAGTACAAAATTTGTAGTGCGTAGAGATTACGTAGGATAA
- the rpsC gene encoding 30S ribosomal protein S3 — protein MGQKVNPIGLRLGIVKGWDSNWYGGRDFADKLYEDQKIRKYVYARIPKGGIAKVIIERTLKRITLTIHTARPGVVIGKGGAEVDKLKEELKKLTNKDVQINIFEIKRPELDAKLVGESIAQQLQARISFRRAMKQSIAATMRVGAEGIKIKLSGRLGGAEMARSEMYKEGRIPLHTLRADIDYALSEAQTVYGIIGIKVWIFKGEVYGKRDLSPNAGIANEKSGGAGRRRREGGPKRRKRNN, from the coding sequence ATGGGACAAAAAGTTAACCCTATTGGTCTTAGACTAGGTATCGTTAAGGGCTGGGATTCCAACTGGTATGGCGGCAGGGATTTTGCCGACAAACTGTACGAAGATCAAAAGATCAGGAAATATGTATATGCCAGGATTCCTAAAGGGGGCATTGCAAAAGTAATTATCGAAAGAACGCTTAAGAGAATAACACTTACTATCCACACTGCCCGTCCAGGTGTAGTCATTGGTAAAGGTGGTGCGGAAGTAGATAAATTGAAAGAAGAGCTTAAGAAGCTTACCAATAAGGATGTTCAGATCAACATCTTTGAAATCAAGCGTCCTGAACTGGATGCGAAATTGGTAGGAGAATCAATCGCTCAGCAACTTCAGGCGAGAATCTCATTTAGAAGAGCAATGAAGCAATCCATTGCCGCTACGATGAGAGTAGGTGCTGAAGGTATCAAGATCAAGCTTTCAGGACGTCTTGGTGGTGCAGAAATGGCACGCTCTGAGATGTACAAAGAAGGAAGAATTCCTTTGCACACCTTGAGAGCGGACATCGATTATGCACTCTCTGAAGCGCAGACCGTCTATGGTATCATCGGTATCAAAGTATGGATTTTCAAAGGTGAGGTTTATGGCAAGCGAGATCTTTCTCCAAATGCCGGAATCGCCAATGAGAAATCTGGCGGAGCGGGACGAAGAAGAAGAGAAGGCGGTCCTAAGAGAAGAAAGAGAAATAACTAA
- the rplV gene encoding 50S ribosomal protein L22 encodes MEAIARLNNVPTSPRKMRLVADLVRGQRVGSALSILKFTPNHGAAKLEKLLLSAIANWQAKNPDEKLEEADLYVKTIQVDGGRMLKRLRPAPQGRAHRIRKRSNHVTLVVDAFNSEVTADEVETKENAN; translated from the coding sequence ATGGAAGCAATAGCAAGACTAAATAATGTACCTACGTCGCCTCGCAAGATGCGTCTTGTAGCTGACCTGGTAAGGGGACAGAGAGTAGGTAGCGCCTTGAGCATATTGAAATTTACACCGAATCACGGTGCAGCAAAACTGGAGAAATTGTTGCTATCTGCCATTGCAAACTGGCAAGCAAAAAATCCAGACGAAAAACTTGAAGAAGCTGACCTATATGTAAAGACTATTCAAGTGGACGGTGGTCGAATGCTGAAAAGACTTAGACCTGCTCCCCAGGGTAGGGCCCACAGAATTCGTAAAAGATCAAATCATGTGACTTTGGTAGTAGATGCGTTCAACTCTGAAGTTACCGCTGATGAAGTAGAAACAAAAGAAAACGCTAATTAA
- the rpsS gene encoding 30S ribosomal protein S19 — protein sequence MARSLKKGPYIAHHLAKKVDAMNESGKKSVIKTWSRRSMISPDFVGHTFAVHNGNKFIPVFVTDNMVGHKLGEFAPTRNFRGHIAKKDKGRR from the coding sequence ATGGCACGTTCATTAAAAAAAGGGCCTTATATAGCTCATCACTTGGCCAAAAAAGTAGATGCAATGAACGAATCCGGCAAAAAGTCTGTGATCAAGACTTGGTCAAGAAGATCTATGATCTCTCCGGATTTTGTAGGCCATACCTTTGCTGTGCATAATGGAAATAAATTTATTCCAGTATTTGTAACAGATAACATGGTAGGTCACAAGCTTGGTGAATTTGCTCCTACAAGAAACTTTAGAGGTCACATTGCCAAAAAAGATAAAGGAAGAAGATAA
- the rplB gene encoding 50S ribosomal protein L2: MAVKKLKPVTPGTRYRLAPTFDEVTKSTPEKSLLAPLKKSGGRNNSGKMTARYIGGGHKKRLRLVDYKRNKDGVPATVKGIEYDPNRTARLALLYYADGAKAYIVAPQGLTAGDTVVSGENVAPEVGNNLPMKNIPLGTIIHNVELKPGKGGTLARSAGSYAQLVAKEGKYVAIKLPSGELRLILGVCKATVGTVSNADHMNVVLGKAGRNRWLGKRPRVRGVAMNPVDHPMGGGEGRSSGGHPRSRTGLLAKGKKTRSPKKYSNKFIISKRSK; encoded by the coding sequence ATGGCAGTTAAAAAATTAAAGCCTGTAACTCCCGGTACCCGATATAGACTGGCACCGACTTTTGACGAAGTCACTAAGTCCACGCCAGAGAAGTCATTGTTGGCTCCGTTGAAGAAATCAGGCGGAAGAAATAACTCAGGAAAGATGACCGCTCGCTATATCGGTGGGGGTCATAAGAAAAGACTAAGATTAGTTGACTATAAGCGGAACAAGGATGGAGTGCCTGCTACTGTAAAAGGGATTGAATATGATCCTAACAGAACAGCTCGATTGGCGTTATTGTATTACGCTGATGGAGCGAAGGCTTACATCGTCGCACCGCAAGGATTGACAGCAGGAGATACTGTTGTTTCCGGAGAGAATGTAGCTCCTGAAGTAGGGAATAACCTTCCGATGAAGAACATTCCTTTAGGTACCATTATCCACAATGTGGAGCTTAAGCCTGGTAAGGGTGGTACATTGGCAAGAAGTGCTGGTAGCTATGCACAATTGGTAGCAAAAGAAGGTAAATATGTAGCCATCAAACTACCATCTGGCGAGCTGCGATTGATCCTGGGTGTATGTAAAGCTACCGTAGGAACCGTGTCTAATGCAGATCACATGAACGTGGTATTGGGCAAAGCTGGTAGAAACCGTTGGTTAGGCAAGCGTCCAAGAGTAAGAGGTGTGGCGATGAACCCTGTGGATCACCCAATGGGTGGTGGTGAAGGCCGTTCATCTGGAGGACACCCAAGATCTAGGACTGGTTTGCTGGCTAAGGGTAAGAAAACCAGATCGCCTAAAAAGTATTCAAACAAGTTTATCATTAGTAAAAGATCTAAATAA
- the rplW gene encoding 50S ribosomal protein L23 — protein MDILKKPLITEKISAMNERGVYGFVVEKTAKKPEIKAAVEKMFGVKVVSVRTMRYAAKLKTRYTKTKVVSGYTNAFKKAIVQVADGEVIDFYGEI, from the coding sequence ATGGATATACTAAAAAAGCCTTTGATTACGGAAAAGATTTCGGCAATGAACGAAAGAGGCGTTTATGGATTTGTAGTAGAGAAAACTGCTAAGAAGCCAGAAATCAAAGCAGCCGTAGAGAAAATGTTCGGTGTAAAAGTGGTGTCAGTGAGAACAATGCGTTATGCAGCAAAACTAAAGACACGTTACACAAAGACTAAAGTAGTATCCGGTTATACCAATGCTTTCAAGAAAGCTATTGTACAAGTAGCCGATGGAGAAGTAATTGACTTTTACGGAGAAATTTAA
- the rplD gene encoding 50S ribosomal protein L4 → MELAVLKHNGEETGRKVNLSDEIFAIEPNDHAIYLDVKQFLANQRQGTHKSKERAEIVGSTKKIKKQKGTGGARAGSIKSPLFRGGGRVFGPRPRNYSFKLNKKVKQLARKSALTYKAKDNSLTILEDVSFDSIKTKNYVALLSGLSLADKKTLLVLPEANNNVYLSSRNLPKAQVKTVADINTYDLLHADTLVLCEGSVSKLETLLSK, encoded by the coding sequence ATGGAATTAGCAGTATTAAAACATAACGGTGAAGAGACAGGTAGAAAGGTAAATCTTTCTGACGAAATTTTCGCGATCGAGCCTAATGATCATGCGATCTACCTGGATGTGAAGCAGTTTTTGGCCAACCAAAGACAGGGTACTCATAAGAGCAAAGAGAGGGCTGAGATAGTCGGCTCAACAAAGAAGATAAAGAAACAAAAAGGTACCGGTGGTGCCAGAGCTGGTTCTATTAAATCTCCATTGTTCAGGGGTGGGGGTAGAGTATTCGGTCCAAGACCAAGAAACTACTCTTTCAAGTTGAACAAGAAAGTAAAACAATTGGCAAGAAAATCTGCCCTTACTTACAAAGCTAAGGACAACAGCTTGACGATTTTGGAAGATGTAAGCTTTGACAGCATCAAGACCAAAAATTACGTAGCGCTATTGTCTGGTCTTTCTTTGGCGGATAAGAAGACACTGTTGGTGCTTCCAGAAGCAAACAACAATGTTTATTTGTCAAGCAGAAACCTTCCAAAAGCACAAGTAAAAACCGTAGCAGATATCAATACTTATGATCTGTTGCACGCGGATACATTGGTACTTTGTGAAGGTTCAGTAAGTAAGTTGGAAACCCTTTTATCGAAGTAA
- the rplC gene encoding 50S ribosomal protein L3 produces the protein MSGIIGKKVGMTSVFSADGRSVACTLIEAGPCVVTQVKNVETDGYSAVQLGYGERKEKNTPKPLLGHFKKAGTTPKQKVVEFRDFRIEFEGQVDLGKSVKAGEVFAEGDFVDAIGTSKGKGFQGVVKRHGFAGVGGSTHGQHNRQRHPGSIGACSWPSRVFKGLRMAGRMGGSRVKVLNLKVLKVYAEKNLILVSGSVPGPKNSYVILEK, from the coding sequence ATGTCTGGAATAATAGGTAAAAAAGTAGGAATGACTAGCGTTTTCAGTGCCGATGGACGAAGTGTCGCATGCACGCTAATAGAAGCTGGTCCTTGCGTAGTGACGCAAGTAAAAAATGTAGAAACAGACGGGTACAGCGCTGTTCAGTTGGGTTATGGTGAGCGTAAGGAGAAAAACACTCCTAAGCCATTGCTGGGCCATTTTAAAAAGGCCGGAACCACACCTAAGCAGAAAGTTGTAGAATTCAGAGACTTCAGAATTGAATTTGAAGGTCAAGTGGATCTTGGGAAATCCGTAAAAGCAGGAGAGGTTTTCGCAGAAGGAGACTTTGTAGATGCTATCGGAACTTCTAAAGGTAAAGGTTTCCAGGGTGTTGTAAAACGTCACGGATTTGCTGGTGTAGGTGGGTCTACCCACGGTCAGCATAACCGTCAAAGACACCCCGGTTCTATTGGAGCATGTTCTTGGCCATCTCGAGTATTCAAGGGCCTAAGAATGGCAGGTAGAATGGGAGGAAGCCGCGTGAAAGTATTGAACCTTAAAGTATTGAAGGTTTATGCTGAAAAGAACTTGATCTTGGTAAGTGGCTCTGTCCCTGGTCCAAAAAATTCTTACGTTATTTTAGAGAAGTAA
- the rpsJ gene encoding 30S ribosomal protein S10, which translates to MNQKIRIKLKSYDHTLVDKSSEKIVKAVKTTGAVVVGPIPLPTKKEKFTVLKSPHVNKKARDQYQLCTYKRLVDIYSNSSKTVDALMKIELPSGVDVEIKV; encoded by the coding sequence ATGAATCAGAAAATAAGAATAAAACTTAAGTCTTACGATCATACTTTGGTGGACAAGTCATCAGAGAAAATCGTTAAAGCTGTAAAGACTACCGGAGCAGTGGTGGTTGGTCCGATTCCTTTGCCTACCAAAAAGGAGAAGTTTACGGTACTGAAGTCGCCACACGTAAACAAGAAGGCAAGAGATCAGTATCAATTGTGTACCTACAAAAGGTTGGTGGATATTTATTCCAACAGCTCTAAAACTGTAGATGCCTTGATGAAAATCGAACTTCCAAGTGGAGTAGATGTAGAGATCAAAGTTTGA
- the fusA gene encoding elongation factor G has translation MSKNLKFTRNIGIAAHIDAGKTTTTERILFYSGVSHKIGEVHDGAATMDWMAQEQERGITITSAATTVFWPYRDNKYQINIIDTPGHVDFTVEVNRSLRVLDGLVFLFSAVDGVEPQSETNWRLADNYKVPRIGFVNKMDRAGANFLDVCKQVKDMLGSYAVPLQIPIGAEDRFRGVVDLINNRAIVWNEDDFGMTFEEVPIPEDLLEETAEWREHLLEAVADYDESLMEKFFEDSSSITEDEILTALRKAVIDMKIVPMVCGSSFKNKGVQTMLDLVMELLPSPLDKDNVIAHDLNDEEKEVSLAPDVKEPFAGLAFKIATDPFVGRLCFVRAYSGVLESGSYVFNSRSGNKERISRVFQMHANKQNQIERLEAGDIGAVVGFKDIKTGDTLCAENRKVVLESMIFPEPVIGYAIEPKTKADVDKLSMAITKLVEEDPTLQVNTDHETGQTILRGMGELHLDIIIDRLKREFKVEITQGAPQVAYKEALFGSVEHKEVYKKQTGGKGKFADIVFELGPKEEDPESGEIKPGLEFQNGIVGGVIPKEFIPSIQKGFQEAMKNGPLAGYPIEAMKVRLFHGSFHDVDSDALSFELAARLGFKEAAKKCKPQLLEPIMSVDVVTPDEYTGPITGDLNRRRGLMKGMDTKGTSSVVKAAVPLSELFGYITDLRTISSGRATATLTFSHYEPVPNNIAEGVIAEVKGAKA, from the coding sequence ATGTCAAAAAACTTAAAATTTACCAGAAACATCGGTATTGCCGCTCACATCGATGCCGGTAAAACAACAACGACAGAGCGGATACTGTTTTATTCAGGCGTTTCCCATAAAATCGGAGAGGTGCATGATGGTGCTGCTACGATGGACTGGATGGCTCAGGAACAAGAGAGAGGTATCACCATTACTTCAGCAGCCACTACGGTGTTCTGGCCTTATAGAGATAATAAATACCAAATCAACATCATCGATACTCCAGGTCACGTGGACTTTACTGTAGAAGTAAACCGTTCCCTGCGTGTATTGGATGGGCTTGTTTTCTTGTTTAGTGCAGTAGACGGTGTAGAGCCCCAATCTGAAACTAACTGGAGATTAGCTGATAATTATAAAGTACCCCGCATCGGCTTCGTTAACAAAATGGACCGTGCAGGTGCAAACTTCTTAGACGTATGTAAACAAGTGAAGGACATGCTGGGTAGCTATGCTGTTCCTTTGCAAATTCCTATCGGTGCCGAAGACAGGTTCCGCGGTGTGGTTGACTTGATCAACAACCGTGCGATCGTATGGAATGAAGATGATTTTGGAATGACCTTCGAAGAGGTGCCTATTCCAGAGGATCTTCTGGAAGAGACCGCTGAGTGGAGAGAGCATTTGCTGGAGGCAGTGGCTGACTATGATGAGTCGCTGATGGAGAAATTCTTCGAGGATTCCAGCTCTATTACAGAAGATGAAATTCTTACAGCATTGAGAAAAGCTGTAATCGATATGAAGATCGTACCAATGGTATGTGGATCTTCTTTTAAAAACAAGGGAGTTCAGACCATGTTGGACTTGGTGATGGAGCTTCTTCCTTCTCCACTGGACAAGGACAATGTCATCGCCCATGACCTGAATGATGAGGAGAAAGAAGTTTCTCTTGCTCCGGATGTAAAAGAGCCTTTTGCAGGTCTTGCCTTTAAGATCGCCACTGATCCATTCGTAGGGCGCCTTTGTTTTGTAAGAGCTTATTCCGGAGTATTGGAATCTGGTTCTTATGTGTTCAACAGCCGATCTGGCAACAAAGAACGAATTTCACGTGTATTCCAAATGCACGCCAACAAACAAAATCAAATCGAACGATTAGAAGCCGGGGATATCGGAGCTGTCGTAGGATTTAAAGATATCAAAACAGGGGATACCCTGTGTGCAGAAAACCGCAAGGTGGTATTGGAATCCATGATCTTCCCAGAGCCTGTGATCGGTTATGCCATTGAGCCTAAGACCAAGGCAGATGTGGATAAACTGTCCATGGCCATCACCAAATTGGTGGAAGAAGATCCAACCCTACAAGTGAATACTGATCATGAAACCGGTCAGACAATCCTTAGAGGTATGGGTGAGCTTCACTTGGATATCATCATTGACCGCCTGAAGAGGGAGTTTAAGGTGGAAATCACCCAAGGTGCTCCCCAAGTGGCATACAAGGAAGCATTGTTTGGTTCTGTGGAACACAAAGAAGTGTACAAGAAACAAACAGGTGGTAAAGGTAAATTTGCCGACATCGTATTTGAACTTGGTCCTAAAGAGGAAGATCCCGAGTCTGGCGAAATTAAGCCGGGCCTTGAATTTCAAAACGGTATTGTAGGTGGTGTCATTCCGAAAGAATTTATTCCATCTATTCAAAAAGGATTCCAGGAAGCGATGAAAAACGGTCCTTTGGCCGGCTATCCGATCGAGGCGATGAAGGTAAGACTGTTCCACGGTTCCTTCCACGATGTCGATTCCGATGCGCTTTCCTTTGAATTGGCCGCCAGATTAGGTTTTAAAGAGGCAGCCAAGAAATGTAAGCCTCAACTATTGGAGCCAATTATGTCTGTGGATGTGGTTACTCCAGATGAATATACTGGACCTATCACTGGTGATTTGAACAGAAGAAGAGGATTAATGAAAGGGATGGATACCAAAGGTACTTCATCAGTAGTTAAAGCTGCTGTGCCATTGTCAGAGTTGTTTGGTTATATTACTGACCTTAGAACGATTTCTTCCGGTAGAGCAACAGCTACCTTGACATTCTCTCACTATGAACCAGTTCCTAATAATATCGCTGAAGGTGTAATTGCTGAAGTAAAAGGAGCTAAGGCCTAA
- the rpsG gene encoding 30S ribosomal protein S7, translating to MRKAKPKKRYILPDPKFNDTLVTKFVNCLMVDGKKSIAYRIFYDAVEKVEEKLGENGLEVWKKALNNITPAVEVKSRRVGGATFQVPMEVRPERKTSLGIKWMITFARRRGEKTMMDRLAGEIIAASKGEGAAVKKKDDTHRMAEANKAFSHFRF from the coding sequence ATGAGAAAAGCGAAACCGAAAAAGAGATATATTCTTCCTGATCCGAAGTTCAATGATACTTTGGTGACCAAGTTTGTGAACTGCCTTATGGTAGACGGGAAGAAGAGTATTGCTTACAGAATCTTCTATGATGCAGTAGAGAAAGTAGAAGAGAAGTTGGGTGAGAATGGTCTTGAGGTTTGGAAAAAAGCGCTTAACAATATAACTCCAGCTGTAGAGGTGAAGAGTCGTAGGGTTGGGGGAGCTACATTCCAGGTACCAATGGAAGTAAGACCTGAAAGAAAGACCTCACTTGGTATCAAGTGGATGATTACCTTTGCCAGAAGAAGGGGAGAAAAAACGATGATGGACCGACTGGCTGGTGAAATCATCGCTGCATCCAAAGGAGAAGGTGCAGCTGTGAAGAAGAAAGATGATACCCACAGAATGGCAGAAGCCAATAAAGCATTCTCTCACTTTAGATTCTAA
- the rpsL gene encoding 30S ribosomal protein S12 yields the protein MPTIQQLVRKGRTTLVTKSKSRALDACPQRRGVCTRVYTTTPKKPNSAMRKVARVRLTNGKEVNAYIPGEGHNLQEHSIVLIRGGRVKDLPGVRYHIIRGALDTAGVKDRKQGRSKYGAKRPKDKK from the coding sequence ATGCCTACTATACAACAGTTAGTTAGAAAAGGTAGAACCACTTTGGTGACAAAGTCCAAGTCTAGAGCACTGGATGCATGTCCTCAGAGGAGGGGTGTGTGTACAAGGGTGTACACCACTACACCTAAGAAACCTAACTCGGCGATGAGAAAAGTGGCCAGGGTTAGATTGACAAATGGAAAAGAAGTGAACGCTTACATTCCAGGTGAAGGACACAATTTGCAAGAGCACTCTATCGTATTGATCAGAGGTGGTCGTGTGAAAGACCTTCCAGGTGTGCGTTATCACATCATCCGAGGTGCACTGGATACAGCAGGAGTGAAAGACCGTAAGCAAGGTCGCTCCAAGTACGGTGCTAAGCGTCCTAAGGACAAAAAATAA
- a CDS encoding DUF3467 domain-containing protein: protein MEDNKEEEKEKNQQINVELSDEVAEGIYANLAMIAHSNSEFVLDFIRLMPGVPKARVKSRIIMTPDHAKRLLSALKDNVEKYEKAFGKIEAGNDVPEFPMNFGGTLGEA from the coding sequence ATGGAAGATAATAAGGAGGAAGAAAAAGAGAAAAATCAGCAGATCAATGTGGAACTGTCCGATGAGGTGGCTGAAGGGATTTATGCCAACCTGGCGATGATTGCCCATTCCAACTCTGAATTTGTGTTGGATTTTATCCGTTTGATGCCAGGCGTTCCCAAGGCACGGGTAAAGTCCCGGATTATCATGACGCCGGATCATGCCAAGCGGTTACTTTCGGCACTGAAGGACAATGTGGAGAAGTATGAAAAAGCTTTCGGTAAAATAGAAGCGGGTAATGACGTTCCGGAATTCCCCATGAACTTTGGCGGGACACTCGGCGAGGCTTAA